Proteins encoded in a region of the Microvirgula aerodenitrificans DSM 15089 genome:
- a CDS encoding AAA family ATPase — translation MSMIDMLRPSAGKQASHAEFVAFLADDESAAIVQRYVAQRMLPHAHVARGNVDQAIEFLQKLERAPLQLLIDVSGSDTPLSELARLADACEPSVEVYVVGGKNDVGLYRSLLQLGVRDYLVKPLTVDLLMRMLGKSEPLQQARTGKVITLLGTRGGVGVSTIATHLGRYLANVSQRRVALVDLNLHGGTVNILLGLDSNNGLTDVLQNVQRLDTQYMERTLVAHSSRLFVLSAELDFEQAFPLRAGAAAELINVLKQHFHYVLVDAPPPGLCHGELTEEALTQSKVVYVVADRSVHSARNIARLVRYAGNRENEPVVSLLLNQPAPVSAAHVASADLADACRRAVLQELPYDALSVATAENLGEALAAKSTFGLAIARLADDLSGTAQKPQVLSRWRQLLKRGG, via the coding sequence ATGAGCATGATCGACATGCTGCGCCCGTCAGCCGGCAAACAGGCCAGCCATGCCGAATTCGTCGCCTTTCTGGCCGACGACGAGAGCGCCGCCATCGTTCAGCGCTATGTTGCGCAGCGGATGCTGCCGCATGCGCATGTGGCACGCGGCAACGTCGACCAGGCGATTGAATTCCTGCAGAAGCTGGAACGGGCGCCGTTGCAACTGCTGATCGACGTCTCCGGCTCGGATACGCCGCTGTCGGAGCTGGCGCGGCTGGCCGATGCCTGCGAGCCGTCGGTCGAGGTCTATGTGGTCGGCGGCAAGAACGATGTCGGCCTGTATCGCAGCCTGCTGCAGCTCGGCGTGCGCGACTATCTGGTCAAGCCGCTGACGGTCGACCTGCTGATGCGCATGCTCGGCAAGTCCGAACCGCTGCAACAGGCGCGCACCGGCAAGGTCATCACCCTGCTCGGCACCCGGGGCGGTGTCGGTGTCAGCACCATCGCCACCCATCTGGGACGCTATCTGGCCAATGTCAGCCAGCGCCGGGTGGCACTGGTCGACCTGAACCTGCATGGCGGCACCGTCAATATCCTGCTCGGACTGGACAGCAATAACGGGCTGACCGATGTGCTGCAGAACGTGCAGCGGCTGGATACCCAGTACATGGAACGGACGCTGGTTGCCCACAGCAGCCGGCTGTTCGTGCTGTCGGCCGAACTCGATTTCGAGCAGGCGTTTCCGCTGCGCGCCGGCGCGGCCGCCGAACTGATCAATGTGCTGAAACAGCACTTCCACTACGTGCTGGTCGATGCCCCGCCGCCTGGCCTGTGCCATGGCGAACTGACCGAGGAAGCATTGACCCAGTCCAAGGTGGTGTACGTGGTTGCCGACCGCAGCGTCCACTCGGCGCGCAATATCGCCCGGCTGGTGCGCTATGCCGGCAACCGCGAAAACGAACCGGTAGTGTCGCTGCTGCTGAACCAGCCGGCGCCGGTCAGCGCCGCCCATGTCGCCAGCGCCGACCTTGCCGACGCCTGCCGGCGCGCGGTACTGCAGGAACTGCCGTATGACGCGCTGAGCGTGGCCACCGCCGAGAATCTTGGCGAGGCCCTGGCGGCGAAATCGACCTTCGGCCTGGCCATCGCCCGGCTGGCCGACGACCTCAGCGGCACGGCACAGAAACCGCAAGTGCTGTCGCGCTGGCGTCAGTTGCTGAAACGGGGAGGCTGA
- a CDS encoding type II and III secretion system protein family protein, translating into MMHSPSRLLLASLLTLSPLPALAASAVSANAELLTLAMGSGELLHLPGAAATVFIADPDIADVQVPRANAVFVLGKKTGTTTLYALDAAGRPLLQRRIAVQHNVTELSRLLRQRFPDLRLKIESAPGSLMVSGAVNSAQEINAVAQTLQPSLGDKETLINRLTLSSPTQVHLRVRITEVSRDVVQQLGINWAAIGSSGNSMWGFISGRDAYTDAGKLILPSGGGYSLLGGYKTGNTSITGVIDVLDREGLMTILAEPNLTAVSGETASFLAGGEFPIPVAQTGSGSGGSAAITVEFKSFGIALDFTPTVLANDRISLKVRPEVSELSQANSIVMNGSTIPGLSIRRVETTVELGSGQSFAIGGLLQNNVRDILSQLPGLGQLPVLGKLFSSTDYQNNKSELVVIVTPYLVKPAGAGQLRSALDSIRPASDVETVLQQQIGLDPLDGDTPRLTGNAGFAY; encoded by the coding sequence ATGATGCATTCCCCTTCCCGTTTGCTGCTTGCCAGCCTGCTGACCCTGTCGCCACTGCCGGCCCTGGCCGCATCGGCCGTCTCGGCCAATGCCGAACTGCTGACACTGGCGATGGGCAGTGGCGAACTGCTGCACCTGCCCGGCGCGGCAGCGACCGTCTTTATCGCCGACCCGGACATCGCCGATGTGCAGGTGCCCAGGGCCAATGCCGTGTTCGTGCTCGGCAAGAAGACCGGCACCACCACACTGTACGCACTCGATGCCGCCGGCCGGCCGTTGCTGCAGCGGCGGATCGCGGTCCAGCACAATGTGACCGAACTGTCCCGGCTGCTGCGCCAGCGCTTCCCGGACCTGCGACTGAAGATCGAATCGGCCCCTGGTTCGCTGATGGTGTCCGGCGCGGTCAACAGCGCGCAGGAAATCAATGCCGTTGCCCAGACCCTGCAGCCATCGCTGGGCGACAAGGAAACGCTGATCAACCGGCTGACGCTGTCCAGTCCGACCCAGGTCCACCTGCGGGTACGCATTACCGAGGTATCGCGTGACGTGGTACAGCAGCTCGGCATCAACTGGGCGGCGATCGGCTCGTCCGGCAACTCGATGTGGGGCTTTATCAGTGGCCGCGATGCCTATACCGATGCCGGCAAGCTCATCCTGCCGTCCGGTGGCGGCTACTCGCTGCTCGGCGGTTACAAGACCGGCAACACGTCGATTACCGGCGTGATCGACGTTCTCGACCGCGAAGGGTTGATGACGATACTGGCCGAGCCGAACCTGACCGCCGTGTCCGGCGAGACCGCCAGCTTCCTGGCCGGCGGCGAATTCCCGATCCCGGTCGCCCAGACCGGCAGCGGCAGTGGCGGCTCGGCGGCGATCACGGTCGAATTCAAGTCGTTCGGCATTGCGCTGGACTTCACTCCGACCGTGCTGGCCAACGACCGCATCAGCCTGAAAGTCAGACCGGAAGTCAGCGAACTGAGCCAGGCCAACAGCATCGTCATGAATGGTTCTACCATCCCGGGGCTGTCGATCCGCCGGGTGGAAACCACGGTCGAACTCGGCAGCGGCCAGAGCTTCGCCATCGGCGGCCTGCTGCAGAACAATGTGCGCGACATCCTCAGCCAGTTGCCCGGCCTCGGCCAGTTGCCGGTTCTCGGCAAGCTGTTCTCGTCGACCGACTATCAGAACAACAAATCCGAACTGGTGGTCATCGTTACGCCGTATCTGGTGAAACCGGCCGGTGCCGGCCAACTGCGTTCGGCACTGGACAGCATCCGCCCGGCCAGCGATGTCGAAACCGTGCTGCAGCAGCAGATTGGCCTCGATCCGCTTGATGGCGACACGCCGCGCCTGACCGGCAATGCCGGCTTTGCCTACTGA
- a CDS encoding CpaF family protein → MFGRKQNEAPVAAAPAPVSRTGSAEPAAVPERPVAVDDSELLVRSSEFHTLRNAVFASMNVSVAVLKTREQVRSDVEKIVSDLIDHERIRITTQEQGQAVDEILNDMFGIGPIEPLLADDSVTDILVNGPDQIYVERHGRLELAPQKFRDNAHVVNVAQRIAASIGRRVDESSPMVDARLADGSRVNVVLPPLALDGACIAIRKFSKKNITFSRMVQQGNLSAPMAKLLEIASACRLNVVISGGTGSGKTTLMNAMSRTISSNERILTIEDAAELQLQQPHVVRLETRPENAEGLGQISQRDLVRNALRMRPDRIILGETRGAEAFDVLQAMNTGHDGSMTTVHANTPRDAITRLESMVMMSHGSLPLVSIRRQIAGAVHLIVQIERMRDGMRRITSITEIAGMEGDVIITQDLFQFKYDPSTYGDEVKGSFESSRMRPVFATRATYYGLETALLEAMQS, encoded by the coding sequence ATGTTCGGACGCAAGCAGAACGAGGCGCCGGTCGCCGCTGCACCGGCCCCGGTTTCCCGCACGGGCAGTGCCGAGCCGGCGGCCGTGCCCGAGCGGCCGGTGGCGGTCGACGACAGCGAACTGCTGGTTCGTTCGTCCGAGTTCCACACCCTGCGCAATGCGGTGTTCGCATCGATGAACGTGTCGGTTGCGGTGCTGAAGACCCGCGAGCAGGTACGCAGCGATGTGGAAAAGATCGTCTCCGACCTGATCGACCACGAGCGCATCCGCATCACCACCCAGGAGCAGGGCCAGGCCGTCGACGAGATTCTCAACGACATGTTCGGCATCGGCCCGATCGAGCCGCTGCTGGCCGATGACAGCGTGACCGATATCCTGGTCAACGGCCCGGACCAGATCTATGTCGAACGCCATGGCCGGCTGGAACTGGCACCGCAGAAGTTCCGCGACAATGCCCACGTGGTCAATGTCGCCCAGCGCATTGCTGCGTCGATCGGTCGCCGGGTCGACGAAAGCAGCCCGATGGTTGACGCCCGGCTCGCCGATGGCAGCCGGGTCAACGTGGTGCTGCCGCCGCTGGCGCTGGATGGCGCCTGCATCGCCATCCGCAAATTTTCCAAGAAGAACATCACGTTCTCGCGCATGGTCCAGCAGGGCAACCTGTCGGCGCCGATGGCGAAACTGCTGGAAATCGCCAGTGCCTGCCGGCTGAATGTGGTGATTTCCGGCGGTACCGGCTCCGGCAAGACCACGCTGATGAATGCGATGTCACGCACCATCAGCAGCAATGAACGCATCCTGACCATCGAGGACGCCGCCGAACTGCAGCTGCAGCAACCGCACGTGGTCCGGCTGGAAACCCGGCCGGAAAACGCCGAAGGCCTCGGCCAGATCTCGCAGCGCGACCTGGTCCGCAACGCGCTGCGGATGCGCCCCGACCGCATCATTCTCGGTGAAACCCGGGGCGCGGAAGCGTTCGACGTGTTGCAGGCGATGAACACCGGCCACGACGGCTCGATGACCACGGTCCACGCCAACACCCCGCGCGATGCCATCACCCGGCTGGAAAGCATGGTGATGATGTCGCACGGCAGCCTGCCGCTGGTGTCGATCCGCCGCCAGATCGCCGGCGCCGTGCACCTGATCGTGCAGATCGAGCGCATGCGCGACGGCATGCGCCGCATTACCAGCATCACCGAAATCGCCGGCATGGAAGGCGACGTGATCATTACCCAGGACCTGTTCCAGTTCAAATACGATCCGAGCACCTATGGCGACGAGGTCAAGGGCAGTTTCGAGAGCTCGCGCATGCGTCCGGTGTTCGCCACCCGTGCGACCTACTACGGACTGGAAACAGCGCTGCTGGAGGCGATGCAGTCATGA
- the cpaB gene encoding Flp pilus assembly protein CpaB, producing MKLVLRGCLLLIAAAVIALVLRTALLNANTPTAPAKPERVPVRVAATELPPGRLLRDSEMNWQDMAVNQVPKGAITRNETDKLAQLKGALVRHPLAAGAPIRLEDVIAADTPGFLAAALKPGMRAISVPITDVSGNSGLIQPGDFIDLILTQSMREASPGQAVVSETIATGLRVIAVGSTIARPKDADSANTRASTASLEVSPRAAEIITVAARMGELSLALRSFANEGREGAPTEEIPPARGMTWAGDISQAARAATPPRSERAAPSSGGLSTGNAAGVVILRGSKRDNQTGVPTGLAGLLAPASATAPVPPPQ from the coding sequence ATGAAACTTGTACTTCGAGGCTGCCTGCTGCTGATCGCGGCGGCCGTGATTGCGCTTGTGCTGCGTACCGCCTTGCTCAATGCCAACACCCCGACCGCACCCGCAAAGCCGGAACGGGTACCGGTCCGTGTCGCCGCCACCGAGCTGCCGCCGGGCCGTCTGCTGCGCGACAGTGAAATGAACTGGCAGGACATGGCCGTCAATCAGGTGCCGAAAGGCGCCATCACCCGCAACGAGACCGACAAGCTGGCGCAACTGAAAGGCGCGCTGGTGCGCCATCCGCTGGCGGCCGGTGCGCCGATCCGTCTTGAAGACGTGATCGCCGCCGACACGCCGGGCTTCCTCGCGGCCGCGCTGAAACCGGGCATGCGCGCGATCTCGGTGCCGATTACCGATGTATCCGGCAACTCCGGCCTGATCCAGCCCGGTGACTTTATCGATCTGATCCTGACCCAGTCGATGCGCGAAGCGTCGCCCGGCCAGGCAGTGGTCAGCGAAACCATCGCCACCGGCCTGCGCGTCATTGCCGTCGGCAGCACCATTGCCCGTCCCAAGGACGCCGACAGCGCCAATACCCGTGCCAGCACGGCGTCACTGGAAGTGTCGCCGCGCGCAGCCGAGATCATTACCGTCGCGGCACGCATGGGCGAACTGTCGCTGGCGCTGCGCAGCTTCGCCAACGAGGGGCGCGAAGGCGCACCGACCGAGGAAATCCCGCCGGCACGCGGCATGACCTGGGCCGGCGACATCTCGCAGGCCGCCCGGGCAGCGACGCCACCGCGCAGTGAGCGAGCAGCCCCGTCGTCGGGTGGACTCTCCACCGGCAATGCGGCAGGCGTGGTCATCCTGCGCGGGTCGAAACGCGACAATCAGACCGGCGTGCCCACCGGCCTTGCCGGGCTGCTGGCGCCCGCCTCTGCCACGGCTCCCGTGCCGCCACCGCAATGA
- a CDS encoding type II secretion system F family protein: MNPATLNLLTLAAFIAALLIGLAVVWSRDAWRQRPPQRIRDRLFASLAERMVDTGGSDAQGGDALFKRRQQDGLLQRLAARYLGRLKTVAGPRDSKILLVVIILLTVAGMLLAPLLPLALWQSALLVAALPPLLAVLGYRFLVARFNRRFLHLFPDALDLIVRAVRAGMPVAKAIHSAGDEFAAPISTEFRLMGDALRLGIDMQQVLEDADRRIAISDFSFFVVCLQLQRETGGQLTETLENLSQIIRTRRELGLKAKALTAEGRTASKVIAAVPVCILAALWVSSPDYIGVLFHTESGRHILWTATALATLGLLLINRMSKLET; encoded by the coding sequence ATGAACCCGGCCACCCTGAATCTGCTGACGCTGGCGGCATTCATCGCCGCGCTGCTGATCGGGCTGGCCGTGGTCTGGAGCCGCGACGCGTGGCGCCAGCGCCCGCCGCAGCGCATACGCGACCGCCTGTTTGCCAGCCTGGCGGAACGCATGGTCGATACCGGCGGCAGCGATGCTCAGGGAGGCGATGCGCTGTTCAAGCGCCGTCAGCAGGATGGCCTGTTGCAGCGGCTTGCCGCCCGCTACCTGGGTCGCCTGAAAACCGTCGCCGGACCGCGCGACAGCAAGATCCTGCTCGTAGTCATCATTCTCCTTACCGTTGCCGGCATGCTGCTGGCACCGCTGCTGCCGCTGGCGCTGTGGCAGTCGGCGCTGCTGGTCGCCGCCCTGCCACCGCTGCTTGCCGTGCTCGGCTACCGTTTTCTGGTCGCACGTTTCAACCGTCGCTTCCTGCACCTGTTTCCCGACGCGCTCGACCTGATCGTGCGTGCAGTGCGCGCCGGCATGCCGGTCGCCAAGGCCATCCACAGCGCCGGCGACGAATTTGCCGCGCCGATCAGCACCGAGTTCCGGCTGATGGGCGACGCCCTGCGGCTCGGCATCGACATGCAGCAGGTGCTGGAAGACGCCGATCGCCGCATTGCCATCTCCGATTTTTCGTTCTTTGTCGTCTGCCTGCAGTTGCAGCGCGAAACCGGCGGCCAGTTGACCGAGACGCTGGAGAACCTGTCGCAGATCATCCGTACCCGGCGCGAGCTGGGCCTCAAGGCCAAGGCACTGACGGCCGAGGGCCGTACCGCCAGCAAGGTGATCGCGGCCGTCCCGGTCTGCATTCTGGCCGCGCTGTGGGTCAGCAGCCCAGACTATATCGGTGTGCTGTTCCATACCGAGAGTGGTCGCCACATCCTGTGGACCGCCACTGCATTGGCAACCCTGGGCCTGCTACTGATCAACCGAATGTCGAAGCTGGAGACCTGA
- a CDS encoding CpaD family pilus assembly lipoprotein, whose protein sequence is MPNSRFPLLRVLPLLLMLTACAPFGTARMPDASIIRVDASGHASVPDCAPLAQRSYMWDTLKFRKRPVIAFGCATQRNLATMIADPNDLLRGRDYAGQDATTASSAVQRYKDGKVTPLRNTSSTDGQQGGGSSGGGSQ, encoded by the coding sequence ATGCCGAATTCTCGTTTCCCCCTGCTCCGTGTCCTGCCCCTGCTGCTGATGCTGACGGCCTGCGCGCCGTTTGGCACCGCCAGAATGCCGGACGCATCAATCATCCGTGTCGATGCCAGCGGCCACGCCAGCGTGCCTGACTGTGCACCGCTGGCCCAGCGCTCATACATGTGGGACACGCTCAAATTCAGGAAACGGCCGGTGATAGCTTTCGGCTGCGCGACCCAGCGCAATCTGGCCACGATGATTGCCGATCCGAACGATCTGCTGCGCGGCCGCGACTACGCCGGCCAGGACGCCACCACCGCCAGCAGCGCCGTCCAGCGCTACAAGGACGGCAAGGTCACCCCGCTGCGCAATACCTCGTCGACTGACGGCCAGCAGGGCGGCGGCAGCAGCGGCGGAGGATCGCAATGA
- a CDS encoding type II secretion system F family protein codes for MPIELDTLVDLLLFAVICAAALFYISARSGVGNRVSTRLRTLTEARPGSSASINMPPLKRLLRRVARFGDSLPLFDAMQRTRLATVLRQAGLRSPLALSILACAKLGCGMALVLVQQTSAPDLLGTTLSMRALAGIGAFVIGLILPEYALKHRVKNRQRQIESALPNALDLLVICTNAGYSLAASMGRSARELERVCPALADELTVTTGELQLSGDSNTALRNLADRVGTPSVRSLVATLIQAQQYGTPITQSLRMLARTERNTRMLALEEQAAKLATKITVPMIVFILPTVVLIAGGPAALNLMSAFGGR; via the coding sequence ATGCCCATTGAACTGGATACTCTGGTCGATCTGCTGCTGTTCGCTGTCATTTGCGCCGCAGCGCTGTTCTATATCAGTGCACGTTCTGGCGTCGGCAATCGCGTTTCCACACGCCTGCGCACATTGACCGAAGCGCGCCCTGGCTCAAGCGCCAGCATCAATATGCCACCACTAAAGCGACTTCTGCGACGAGTAGCCAGGTTTGGCGACAGCCTGCCACTGTTTGATGCGATGCAGCGCACCCGGCTGGCCACTGTGCTGCGCCAGGCCGGGCTGCGTAGTCCACTTGCCCTGTCCATCCTGGCCTGTGCCAAGCTCGGCTGCGGAATGGCACTGGTGCTGGTACAGCAGACATCGGCACCCGACCTGCTTGGCACTACCCTGTCGATGCGCGCACTGGCCGGCATCGGTGCTTTTGTCATCGGGCTGATCCTGCCCGAGTACGCACTGAAGCACCGGGTAAAGAACCGGCAGCGGCAGATCGAGTCTGCACTGCCGAACGCGCTCGACCTGCTGGTGATCTGCACCAACGCCGGTTACAGCCTGGCCGCCAGCATGGGCCGCAGCGCACGCGAGCTGGAACGGGTGTGCCCGGCGCTAGCCGATGAACTCACAGTGACCACCGGCGAATTGCAGCTCAGCGGCGACAGCAACACCGCGCTGCGCAATCTCGCCGACCGGGTCGGCACGCCATCGGTGCGCAGCCTGGTGGCGACGCTGATCCAGGCCCAGCAATACGGTACGCCGATTACCCAGTCGCTGCGCATGCTGGCCCGAACCGAACGCAATACACGCATGCTGGCACTGGAGGAGCAGGCCGCCAAGCTGGCGACCAAGATCACTGTGCCGATGATCGTATTTATCCTGCCAACCGTGGTGCTGATTGCTGGCGGTCCCGCCGCACTGAACCTGATGTCCGCTTTTGGAGGCCGCTAA
- a CDS encoding A24 family peptidase, translating to MESFWTGAQHWASLGISSASSLILVGLAWHDLLYRRLPNQQVASLALLFPVQLLSAGWPPGQLIPHLAIALVTLLFCAILVAIGGFGGGDAKLAATVMLWAGPAAAGTTLLLITQAGLLLALTGLAAERMLPRLAPDSRLHRALSSLVPVPGVPYGIALSLGGLYAVWTSFSMHA from the coding sequence ATGGAGAGTTTCTGGACTGGCGCGCAGCACTGGGCATCATTGGGCATTTCCAGTGCATCCAGCCTGATACTCGTGGGGCTGGCGTGGCACGACCTGCTGTATCGTCGGTTGCCAAATCAGCAGGTAGCCAGCCTCGCCCTGCTGTTTCCAGTACAGCTCCTGAGTGCAGGCTGGCCTCCCGGCCAGTTGATTCCCCATCTTGCCATTGCCTTGGTCACATTGCTGTTCTGCGCCATATTGGTCGCCATCGGCGGCTTTGGTGGCGGTGATGCAAAGTTGGCGGCAACAGTCATGTTGTGGGCCGGTCCTGCTGCTGCCGGTACCACATTGCTGCTGATTACCCAGGCCGGACTGCTGCTTGCTCTGACCGGGCTGGCGGCGGAAAGAATGCTGCCTCGCCTCGCACCTGACAGCCGGTTGCATCGGGCTCTGTCCAGTCTGGTACCGGTCCCTGGCGTGCCCTATGGCATCGCGCTGTCCCTGGGCGGTCTGTATGCGGTATGGACCTCCTTCTCGATGCATGCATGA
- a CDS encoding tetratricopeptide repeat protein — translation MSRASLLFPLLLATALSACGTYAAPSRTVASNLSSPDADLRLARSALESGDTSMAATLFGKVLAATPDSAPARLGLADSLFLANELEQARQAYAALPPHGAEARAATLGLARIDLRQRQPDAAIPRYQALLAQRPDDAQALAGLGVAYDLKGDHAQAQATYRAGLAAHPADMALRNNLGLSLILSHQPRAGANMLLDLANVPSAPPQGRQNLALAYGMLGNADAAERILQIDLPDSQVQDNLRFYRAVRARLGQQGKGS, via the coding sequence ATGTCCCGCGCATCCCTGCTGTTCCCGTTGCTGCTTGCCACCGCGCTGTCCGCTTGCGGCACCTATGCAGCTCCCTCGCGCACCGTGGCATCCAATCTGTCGTCGCCGGATGCCGACCTGCGCCTGGCGCGCAGTGCACTCGAAAGTGGTGACACCAGCATGGCGGCAACGCTGTTCGGCAAAGTGCTGGCCGCGACACCGGACTCGGCCCCGGCCCGCCTCGGTCTGGCTGACAGCCTGTTCCTGGCCAATGAACTGGAGCAGGCGCGCCAGGCCTATGCCGCCCTGCCGCCCCATGGCGCCGAGGCACGCGCAGCCACCCTCGGTCTGGCCCGCATCGACCTGCGCCAGCGCCAGCCGGACGCTGCCATCCCCCGCTACCAGGCGCTGCTGGCCCAGCGGCCCGACGATGCCCAGGCGCTGGCCGGCCTCGGCGTCGCCTATGACCTGAAAGGCGATCACGCCCAGGCACAGGCGACCTATCGCGCCGGGCTGGCCGCCCATCCGGCCGACATGGCGCTGCGCAACAATCTCGGCCTGTCGCTGATCCTGTCGCACCAGCCGCGCGCCGGTGCCAACATGCTGCTCGACCTGGCCAATGTCCCGTCCGCTCCGCCCCAGGGCCGGCAGAACCTGGCGCTGGCCTACGGCATGCTCGGCAATGCCGATGCCGCCGAGCGCATCCTGCAGATCGACCTGCCAGACAGCCAGGTACAGGACAATCTGCGCTTCTATCGTGCCGTGCGAGCCCGGCTCGGCCAGCAGGGCAAAGGCTCATGA
- a CDS encoding TadE/TadG family type IV pilus assembly protein → MIRRWRDDSGASALEFALVSPFLLLLIIGTLDIAIAMLTDGFLERSVRAATRLGITTSVPTGKTREEAIRDIIWAGVGDWVGNPSRLHIETRVYSSFANVGQPEPCGDDSYQKTGTCTGSFTDINGNNKWDPDMGLTGAGGRGDIVSYRVWFDRPSFTGILNLLNMGLYHFERRIVIQNES, encoded by the coding sequence ATGATCCGGCGCTGGCGCGACGACAGCGGCGCCTCAGCGCTCGAGTTCGCGCTGGTATCGCCCTTTCTGCTTTTGCTGATTATCGGCACGCTCGATATTGCAATCGCCATGCTGACCGACGGCTTCCTTGAACGCAGTGTTCGTGCCGCAACCCGACTCGGCATCACTACCTCCGTTCCGACAGGGAAAACCCGCGAAGAAGCGATCCGCGACATCATCTGGGCCGGTGTCGGCGACTGGGTTGGCAATCCGTCTCGGCTGCATATTGAAACCCGGGTCTATTCATCGTTTGCCAATGTCGGCCAACCGGAACCGTGTGGAGACGACTCCTACCAGAAAACAGGCACCTGTACCGGCAGTTTCACTGACATCAATGGCAATAACAAATGGGATCCGGACATGGGCCTCACTGGTGCCGGTGGCCGCGGCGACATCGTTTCATACCGGGTCTGGTTCGACCGTCCATCATTCACCGGCATCCTCAATCTGCTCAACATGGGCTTGTATCATTTTGAACGCCGCATCGTGATACAGAACGAATCATGA
- a CDS encoding TadE/TadG family type IV pilus assembly protein has protein sequence MSRLFFHCRNERGAAGLELAMLAPLFLCILLGFSELHQYLRALSIVERTAFSIGDMVAQRPSLHDSNSPSDSSNIGVYWQAAAVSAQPLDMAENGMVVITVVNDGGVAKPKIAWQRSAPGWKSKATTQISAAKPLPAGFPFYARDNTVVVEVMYTFTPFQALALFLPKDKLPTTELYRRVYFRPRFNDLDTFE, from the coding sequence ATGAGCCGCTTATTCTTTCACTGCCGCAATGAACGTGGCGCAGCTGGCCTCGAACTGGCGATGCTCGCTCCACTGTTCCTGTGTATCCTGCTCGGCTTTTCCGAACTGCACCAATACCTGCGCGCACTCAGCATCGTTGAGCGCACCGCCTTCTCAATCGGCGACATGGTTGCGCAGCGGCCGAGCCTGCACGACAGCAACAGCCCCAGTGACAGCAGCAATATTGGCGTGTACTGGCAGGCAGCGGCGGTCAGTGCCCAGCCGCTGGATATGGCGGAAAACGGTATGGTGGTCATCACCGTGGTCAATGATGGCGGCGTGGCCAAACCAAAGATTGCCTGGCAGCGAAGCGCTCCTGGCTGGAAGTCCAAGGCAACGACGCAAATAAGTGCCGCAAAACCGCTGCCGGCCGGCTTTCCGTTCTATGCCAGGGACAATACCGTGGTCGTCGAAGTGATGTACACCTTCACCCCATTCCAGGCGCTGGCGCTGTTCCTGCCGAAGGACAAGCTTCCGACTACGGAGCTGTACCGGCGCGTGTATTTCCGCCCACGCTTCAACGATCTGGATACCTTCGAGTGA